Proteins encoded in a region of the Ralstonia pseudosolanacearum genome:
- a CDS encoding anthranilate synthase component II, whose product MLLMIDNYDSFTYNIVQYFGELGQDVHTVRNDEITIEAIEQLNPERICLSPGPCTPKEAGICLPLLAHFAGRIPILGVCLGHQAIGDAFGGRVIRAQKVMHGKVCTIENTGAGVFANLPRHFRVTRYHSLAIERETLPDCLEVTAWTDDGEIMGVRHKTLPVEGVQFHPESILSEHGHALLANFLKERA is encoded by the coding sequence ATGCTGCTGATGATCGACAACTACGACTCCTTTACCTACAACATCGTCCAGTACTTCGGCGAGCTCGGCCAGGACGTGCACACGGTTCGCAACGACGAGATCACGATCGAGGCGATCGAGCAATTGAACCCGGAGCGCATCTGCCTCTCGCCCGGGCCGTGCACGCCCAAGGAAGCCGGCATTTGCCTACCGTTGCTGGCGCACTTTGCCGGGCGCATTCCCATCCTGGGCGTGTGCCTGGGGCATCAGGCCATCGGCGATGCGTTCGGCGGCCGCGTGATCCGCGCGCAGAAGGTGATGCACGGCAAGGTCTGCACCATCGAGAACACCGGCGCCGGCGTGTTCGCCAATCTGCCGCGCCATTTCAGGGTGACGCGCTATCACTCGCTGGCGATCGAGCGCGAGACGCTGCCCGACTGCCTGGAGGTGACCGCCTGGACCGACGACGGCGAGATCATGGGCGTGCGCCACAAGACGCTGCCGGTCGAAGGGGTGCAGTTCCACCCCGAATCGATCCTGTCGGAGCACGGCCACGCCCTGCTGGCCAATTTCCTGAAGGAACGCGCCTGA
- a CDS encoding uracil-DNA glycosylase, with translation MTRRADPAQATLFDDNEPAGAPTATGGFIPLADQFDALPADWKALLGPCLARTDWPALCAFVDGERAAGKPIFPTEVFHALHLTPVDAVRVIILGQDPYHGTGTVDGREVPQAHGLAFSVPAGVRVPPSLRNIYKEIEAEYGRQLSAGSGNLEGWAQQGVLLLNTVLTVEQGQAASHARRGWERITDCLLEHLARVGHARVFMLWGSHAQAKRALLPEGHLVLEAPHPSPLSAHRGFLGCGHFRAANDWLAAQGQATIDWLRPQAS, from the coding sequence ATGACGCGCCGCGCCGACCCGGCCCAGGCCACGCTCTTCGACGATAACGAACCCGCCGGTGCGCCGACGGCCACGGGTGGCTTCATTCCGCTGGCCGACCAGTTCGATGCGCTGCCCGCCGACTGGAAAGCGCTGCTCGGGCCCTGCCTGGCGCGGACCGACTGGCCGGCCCTGTGCGCCTTCGTCGACGGCGAACGCGCGGCCGGCAAGCCGATCTTCCCGACCGAGGTCTTCCACGCCCTGCACCTGACGCCGGTCGATGCGGTGCGCGTGATCATCCTCGGCCAGGATCCGTACCACGGCACCGGCACGGTCGATGGCCGCGAAGTGCCGCAGGCGCACGGGCTGGCGTTCTCGGTGCCCGCCGGCGTGCGCGTGCCGCCCAGCCTGCGCAACATCTACAAGGAAATCGAGGCGGAATACGGTCGCCAGCTGTCCGCCGGCTCCGGCAACCTGGAGGGCTGGGCGCAACAGGGCGTGCTGCTGCTCAACACGGTGCTGACCGTCGAGCAGGGCCAGGCCGCGAGCCACGCCCGGCGCGGCTGGGAGCGCATCACGGATTGCCTGCTGGAGCACCTGGCGCGCGTCGGCCACGCGCGCGTGTTCATGCTGTGGGGCAGCCACGCCCAGGCCAAGCGCGCCTTGCTGCCGGAAGGGCATCTGGTGCTCGAAGCGCCGCACCCGTCGCCGCTGTCGGCGCATCGCGGCTTCCTGGGGTGCGGGCATTTCCGGGCCGCCAACGACTGGCTGGCGGCGCAGGGGCAGGCGACGATCGATTGGCTCCGGCCCCAGGCAAGCTGA
- the trpC gene encoding indole-3-glycerol phosphate synthase TrpC codes for MSDILQKILAVKAEEVAVARKHRDLPSVRAEAEANRHDSTLGPRGFAQALRDKIGAGQAAVIAEVKKASPSKGVLRPDFKPAEIAGSYAEHGAACLSVLTDEQFFQGHADYLREARAACALPALRKDFMVDLYQVYEARSWGADCILLIVSALDQGLMAELEACAHELGMDVLAEVHDGHELERALRLSTPLVGVNNRNLRTFETTLDTTLGLLKHMPDDRIVVTESGILKPDDVHKMRAADVNAFLVGEAFMRADDPGAELARLFA; via the coding sequence ATGTCCGACATCCTGCAGAAAATCCTGGCCGTGAAGGCCGAAGAAGTGGCCGTGGCGCGCAAGCACCGCGATCTGCCGAGCGTGCGCGCCGAGGCCGAGGCCAACCGCCACGACAGCACCCTGGGCCCGCGCGGCTTTGCGCAGGCCCTGCGCGACAAGATCGGCGCGGGCCAGGCGGCCGTGATCGCCGAGGTCAAGAAGGCCTCGCCGTCCAAGGGCGTGCTGCGCCCGGACTTCAAGCCCGCCGAAATCGCCGGCAGCTATGCCGAACACGGCGCGGCCTGCCTGTCGGTGCTGACCGACGAACAGTTCTTCCAGGGCCACGCCGACTACCTGCGCGAAGCCCGCGCCGCCTGCGCGCTGCCCGCGCTGCGCAAGGACTTCATGGTCGATCTGTACCAGGTGTACGAGGCCCGCTCGTGGGGTGCGGACTGCATCCTGCTGATCGTCTCCGCCCTGGACCAGGGGCTGATGGCCGAGCTGGAAGCCTGCGCGCACGAGCTCGGCATGGACGTACTGGCGGAAGTGCACGATGGCCATGAGCTGGAGCGCGCGCTGCGCCTGTCGACGCCGCTGGTGGGCGTCAACAACCGCAACCTGCGCACCTTCGAGACCACGCTCGACACCACGCTCGGCCTGCTCAAGCACATGCCGGACGACCGCATCGTCGTGACCGAATCGGGCATCCTCAAGCCCGACGACGTGCACAAGATGCGCGCAGCCGACGTCAACGCCTTCCTGGTCGGCGAAGCCTTCATGCGCGCCGACGATCCGGGCGCCGAACTGGCCCGGCTGTTCGCCTGA
- a CDS encoding CYTH domain-containing protein yields MAREIELKLAVPAGAHDALAGWLDAHAQPAGSVALANVYYDTPEQALARNRAALRVRRHGNQWQQTLKTVGDGGQGGHAGLSARHEWEVPLDSDALSVEAFAAQDAAEAADFVRPHADRLVPQFRTDFTRRLWHTAADGGELEIALDAGAILVPGTDAHEAIDELEVEWKPAADSTLDESVIAERLHAWTQTLRTAVPGLAPLDASKALRGYRLRATATGALA; encoded by the coding sequence ATGGCCCGCGAGATCGAGCTGAAGCTGGCGGTGCCCGCCGGCGCGCACGATGCGCTGGCCGGCTGGCTGGATGCGCATGCGCAGCCGGCCGGCTCCGTAGCGCTGGCCAACGTGTACTACGACACACCCGAGCAGGCACTGGCGCGCAACCGCGCGGCCCTGCGCGTGCGCCGCCACGGCAACCAGTGGCAGCAGACGCTGAAGACGGTCGGCGACGGCGGCCAGGGTGGGCACGCCGGCCTGTCGGCCCGCCACGAATGGGAAGTGCCGCTGGACAGCGATGCGCTGTCGGTCGAGGCCTTCGCCGCGCAGGATGCCGCCGAGGCGGCCGACTTCGTCCGCCCGCATGCCGACCGCCTGGTGCCGCAGTTCCGCACCGATTTCACGCGCCGGCTGTGGCACACCGCGGCGGACGGCGGCGAGCTCGAGATCGCGCTGGATGCCGGCGCCATCCTCGTGCCCGGCACCGACGCGCACGAAGCGATCGACGAGCTGGAAGTGGAATGGAAGCCGGCCGCCGACAGCACCCTGGACGAATCGGTGATCGCCGAGCGTCTGCACGCGTGGACGCAAACCCTGCGCACCGCCGTGCCGGGCCTCGCACCGCTCGACGCCAGCAAGGCCCTGCGCGGCTACCGGCTGCGTGCGACGGCGACCGGAGCCCTGGCATGA
- a CDS encoding lysozyme inhibitor LprI family protein: protein MRARACVAAALAVLAVLAAPIALAGTLEACRTALPEAGGAARCVQAARKSAQAELAAAESARRNALRARIAARDAAVDRGAAMAFDRTVRAHQLYRQAECDLARRLARNTPDADLAEAACDADLSRERIGALREATDSANPAPNPAAAPAKP, encoded by the coding sequence ATGCGCGCCCGCGCGTGCGTGGCGGCGGCGCTGGCCGTGCTGGCCGTGCTAGCCGCGCCGATCGCGCTGGCCGGCACGCTGGAGGCCTGCCGTACCGCCCTGCCCGAAGCCGGCGGCGCCGCCCGCTGCGTGCAGGCCGCGCGCAAGTCGGCGCAGGCGGAGCTGGCGGCGGCCGAATCGGCGCGCCGCAACGCGCTGCGCGCGCGCATCGCCGCGCGCGATGCCGCCGTCGACCGCGGCGCCGCGATGGCCTTCGACCGCACCGTGCGCGCCCACCAGCTGTACCGGCAGGCCGAATGCGACCTGGCCCGCCGCCTGGCCCGCAACACTCCCGATGCCGACCTGGCCGAAGCCGCGTGCGATGCCGACCTCTCCCGCGAGCGCATCGGCGCCCTGCGCGAGGCCACTGACTCGGCCAACCCAGCGCCCAACCCGGCGGCGGCACCGGCAAAACCGTAA
- the trpD gene encoding anthranilate phosphoribosyltransferase, translating to MTISPQDALTRCIEHREIFHDEMLHLMRLIMRGEMSPVIASALLMGLRVKKETIGEIAAAATVMREFATTVDVPAAISDHFVDIVGTGGDGSSTFNISTASMFVAAAAGARIAKHGGRGVSSKSGSADVLEALGVNIMLTPEQVAQSIEAVGIGFMFAPNHHPAMKNVAPIRKELGVRTLFNILGPLTNPAGAPNILMGVFHPDLVGIQVRVMQRLGARHAVVVYGKDGMDEVSLGAATVVGELKDGEVREYEIHPEDYGLQMVSNRGLKVADAEESKAMLLGALENVPGTPREIVALNAGAALYAANLTGSIGDGITLAREAIASGAARAKVDELVRVTNQFKK from the coding sequence ATGACCATTTCTCCGCAGGACGCGCTGACCCGCTGCATCGAGCATCGCGAGATCTTCCACGACGAAATGCTGCACCTGATGCGGCTGATCATGCGCGGCGAGATGTCGCCGGTGATCGCCTCGGCGCTCCTCATGGGGCTGCGCGTGAAGAAAGAGACGATCGGCGAAATCGCTGCCGCGGCCACCGTGATGCGCGAATTCGCCACCACGGTGGACGTGCCGGCGGCGATCTCGGATCACTTTGTCGACATCGTCGGCACCGGCGGTGACGGCTCCAGCACCTTCAATATCTCCACCGCGTCGATGTTCGTGGCCGCCGCGGCCGGCGCGCGCATCGCCAAGCACGGCGGGCGCGGCGTGAGCTCCAAGTCGGGCAGCGCCGACGTGCTGGAGGCGCTGGGCGTCAACATCATGCTGACGCCCGAGCAGGTGGCGCAAAGCATCGAGGCGGTGGGCATCGGTTTCATGTTCGCGCCGAATCACCATCCGGCGATGAAGAACGTCGCGCCGATCCGCAAGGAGCTGGGCGTGCGCACCCTCTTCAACATCCTGGGGCCGCTGACCAATCCGGCCGGCGCGCCGAACATCCTGATGGGCGTGTTCCATCCGGACCTGGTCGGCATCCAGGTGCGCGTGATGCAGCGCCTCGGTGCCAGGCATGCGGTGGTGGTCTATGGTAAAGACGGGATGGACGAAGTGTCGCTGGGCGCCGCCACGGTGGTCGGCGAACTCAAGGACGGCGAAGTGCGCGAGTACGAGATCCATCCGGAAGACTACGGCCTGCAGATGGTCTCCAACCGTGGCCTGAAAGTGGCCGACGCAGAGGAATCCAAGGCGATGCTGCTCGGCGCCCTGGAGAACGTGCCCGGCACGCCGCGCGAGATCGTGGCGCTCAATGCGGGCGCGGCGCTGTATGCGGCCAACCTGACCGGCTCGATCGGCGATGGCATCACGCTGGCGCGCGAGGCGATCGCATCGGGCGCGGCACGCGCCAAGGTGGACGAGCTGGTGCGCGTGACCAATCAATTCAAGAAGTGA